The DNA sequence GATGAAATTATGCTCTTTGTCAATGCTGGTTCCATGACATCGCTGAAATCAGACTCGGGGGTTGAATTTACAGCAGACAATTTTTATGAAGGCGGAGATGCATTTCAAACAGAGGATTTCATCTCCGAGGGTGGAGATTGTTCGTTCGTTTATCAGTCTGCACGACTCGGAAACTTCAGCTACAGCTTTGAGAATTTTCCGACTGGGGATTATTTCATCGATCTCCATTTTTCTGAAATTATTAATGTCAATGGCCCCAAAGGAATGAGGGTGTTCAATGTTTTCATGCAAGACGAAAAGGCAAGGGAACTTGTCGATATTCACTGTCTTACATGAGAAAATTTCAAGTATTTGTGCCTGTAGTTTACAGTCAAGTTTGTTCACAATGCAGATTTTGTCTGAATTTGATATCTTCTCCATTGTGGGGTTCAACAAACCTTTGCAAGTCATTGGTGCTCGAGCTGCTGTTAAGGATGATGGGATTCTTCGGTTAAGGTTTGAAGGGGTATTCGGGAATCCAATAGTTAGTGGAATCTGTGTAAGGAGAGCGCCTAAAAGCTCAGGTATTTTGTTCTGTACCTAAATGTTTCTATCTGGTGGGAATGTTTAGAAGATAACTATGAATGTTCAAGCATTTGTCATTGGTTGCAGTCCCTCAGCCAACTCATGAGTACTTTACGTGTTCAAATTGTTCTACTCAGATAGAATATCCTTCACCTCAGGTAAGTTGTGAATAAACATGTTTGTAGATTTCAGAAAAAGCTATCCTTCAATTATCTTGCTATTTATAATTGTACTATTTGGATATTTCAGAAAAAAGCTATACGAACAAAATCAGTAGCCAAGTATGAGAAAGATATACAAGAGTTGAAAGACACATTGAAGCAAAAGACTGATGAATGTTATCAGTCTTGGATGTCTTGGAGTGCAACCAACGAACAACTACAAAAGGTTAGGATGGACCTTGACAATAAGACATTCCAGACATACTCCCTAGGTAAGAATTGGTTAGGATTGTTGTCACATTTGTGAACTTATGGTAATTTGTGTCACTTAAGATTCTGTGATccaattttgtcaaattttcGGTAGACAAAACTCTAGAGGAGCAAGCCACAAAGCTTAGGGACCTTGCAAGCAAGTATGAGCACGACAAGGAATCTTGGACCAAGGCGATCAGCGACTTAGAACAGAAAGTAAAGGTTTGTCGACGCTTCCATATTAATACAGTgcagaaaaatatattgtattgtATGAAGCaagctgatttttttttgcagatCATGAAACAAGAACATTCGGAGCTTTCTCGTGAAGCACATGAATGTGCAGACTCCATTCCTGACTTGAATAAAATGGTTTTTGCAGTTCAGGCACTTGGTACGTTTTAGAACAACATCAAATAACCTATTATGTGAGATGCGTATAACATAATCCGACTCATTATGCAGTTGAACAGTGTGAAGATCTCAAATTTAAGTACAATGATGAGCAAATGAAGAGGCGGAAGCTCCACAATCAGTTGCAGGAGACCAAAGGTTAGCTTGTGATACCTCTTATCATGTATCTTAGATTTGAATCTGTTCTCAAAATTTAGCTGTGTATCAGGGAATATCAGGGTTTTTTGTCGTTGCCGTCCCTTAAGCAAGTCTGAGGTCGTAGCTGGGTGTGCATCAGTGATGGACTTTGATGCTGCTAATGATGGAGATCTTGGTATTGCAGCAAATGGCTCCAACAAAAAGAGTTTCAAGTTTGATCGTGTTTACACTCCCAAAGATGATCAAGGTGGGCACTtcctattatatttttgggttttggaGGAAAATATCATTCTAACACAATATCTAAATTCTTACCTCCTGTTTTCAACATGAGCAGTTGATGTGTTTGCCGATGCTGCACCCATGGTGGTTTCTGTTTTAGATGGATATAATGTTTGTATATTTGCGTATGGACAAACTGGAACAGGCAAGACATTCACAATGGAGGGTACTGAGGAGAATCGAGGAGTCAATTATCGGACCCTGGAAGAACTGTTCAAGATTGCCAATGAGAGAACTGAAACAAACACTTACAACATTTCAGTTAGTGTGCTTGAAGTTTACAATGAACAGATAAGGGATTTGCTGGCTATAGAAACATCCAAGAAGTTAGTTGTTTTCTTCCCATAAATTGAACAATTTTGGAAAGTATAGTTACACAATTAACATACTAATTGTGGAATGATTCTAGATTGGAGATAAAGCAAGCTTCTGAAGGATCACATCATATTCCTGGAATTGTTGAAGCCAAAGTGGAAAATATCCAACAAGTTTGGAATGTTCTACAAGCAGGAAGTAGCGCTCGGGCTGTTGGATCGAATAATGTGAACGAGCACAGCAGTCGATCTCACTGGTAATGCCTTTTGCAGACTTTTAGTTTCTTTATTCCCTGTTATCTATAAggtctcatctctctctcttttttcacacatttcaGCATGCTCTGTATTATGGTAAGGAGCAAAAATCTAATTACTGGAGAGTGCACGAAAAGCAAACTTTGGCTTGTGGACTTAGCAGGAAGCGAGAGGCTTGCAAAAACTGACGTGCAAGGTGACCGACTTAAAGAAGCTCAGAACATTAACAGGTCGCTCTCTGCTCTTGGAGACGTAATATCTGCTCTTGCAAATAAAAGCAGCCACATACCATACAGGTTGATGAAGTAACAGACAGCCCTTCTCATTTTGCTCTTAGTTATTACACCTTTATATATGAAACCTGACTTTGGTATCTAATTGTTGCAACATTCAGGAACTCGAAGCTGACTCATTTACTGCAGGATTCATTAGGTAAACTTAAATGGTTCATCAGATTGTATAAACTCCACGTAGCTACGAGGATAGATTTCCCATTCTCTTGTACAATTACATAATGTATCTCTTGTTTGCAGGTGGTGACTCAAAAACATTGATGTTTGTACAAATTAGTCCCTCAGATAAAGATCTAAGCGAGACTCTGAGTTCACTTAATTTTGCAACCCGAGTCAGAGGGGTAGAGTTGGGTCCTGCTAGAAAACAAGTTGATACAACTGAGCTCCAGAAGATGAAAACAATGGTATGCTATTCAGAAAGATCAAATTTAGTATAGAATGAGTGCATGCTTTTAAAACAATCTCTTGAATCGATTCCGTCTATTTCTTGATGCAGCTTGAGAAAGCACGACTGGAATGTAAGTCCAAAGACGAATCCTTGAAAAGGCTTGAAGAAAATCTACATAACCTAGAGAGTAAAGCTAAGGGAAAGGATCAGTTCTACAAAACCCAATTGGAAAAACTAAAAGAGTTGGAGGGTCAAGTAGAGTTGAAGTCATCACTGCAATGCCAATCCGAGAAACAGGTTTCACATCTTTCGGAGAAGCTAAAGGGGAAAGAAGAATCATGTTCCAGACTTCAACAGAAGGTAGAGATATCGACTTTTATGTGCATACCCACTCTGCTCAGGTAAGGTAAACTTGGaaatcatgaaaattaatCCATCTATCGGTTTCCTCGTGTTTGTTGAAGGTCGTGGAGTTGGAGAACAAGCTGAAAGAGAAAGACGAAAATCATTCTACAACATACCAAATTAAGGTTAATGATCTTGAGAAGAAGTTGAGAGAACAAATGCAACAATCTGAGTCCAATTCTCAAACACTTGAACATAAGGTTCTTGCTCTTgtttttacataaataaaacatgcaGTATTGTTTCGAAGAAAAGTCACATGTATAATTGGAAGTTCTATCATGATTAGGTCAAAGAGCTCGAAAGAAAGTTGACAGAACGGGAAGAAAATGCAGAGTGTCTCTCCCTGAGGCAAACGGTACTCACAACATTCGTAGCTTGTAACGAGCCTGTGGATGCACGTTCACTGctaacattattatttatatgtgaTTATTGCAGATTAAAGAACTCGAAGACAAactgagagagaaagaacagCAGCCGGTGAAAGAGGAGATGACAAATGAAACTGAGCATCGCATTCTAAGAAGTTTGAGTCTAGCAAACCGCAGAGGCAGTCACGGCTCTGCTATGGCCAAGGAGAATGACAATCTCCATGAGGTCAGAAGGAAGAGATTATCAAGAAACAGTGAAGTTGGAGTTACACCTCCGGTGAGCGACCACCACGCCAAGGAGAATGACAATCTCCATGAGGTCAGGAGGAAGAGATTATCTAGAAACAGTGAAGTTGAGAATAATGGTGCAGTTCCACCTCCGGTGAGCGACCACCGCGTCTACAAAAGCAGGCGTTCAGATCCTCCAAAGCCTGCTGCGGCTGGAGTTTCAAGAGTGACGAAGCCATCCATTGCGGTGCAGAGGCCCGTTGCACGTGTGAAGACGACAAGAGATGCAGCAGTCCAGGGGATCAAGGAGAAGGACAGCAAGAAAAGAATGTGGACCAGATAGCGAACTAAGTAATGCCGCATTGCTTCTCTAACTCACAAATTGACATCCTGATGCCTGCCTTggtagtgtgtgtgtgcatgttTCAAAGCTGTAATATTAGTGAGTTTGTCTACCAAATCAGTATCTATATCATATAGTACCAAATTGCTGATTAGTGAGTTGTTTTCGTGTTGTTTGTCTTCCGCTAAAACACTTTTTGGCAAGATTTATATAGTTAGTGCCCGTtcaaatgatttttattattaatatcattCATAGGATAAACTTTTCCATAACTTTTGTTCATTTTCACTTCAAAAACACTAGACACTGAATAAGCAATGTTTTTTCAAGTTTGGAGAAgctcaaaatgaaataagctGTTTCTTGAAAATTCAGTTTCCTTTGTAGTAAGAAATTTCCTGGAAAAATGGATGGAAAAATTGTGagctagaccatctccaatccAACAAATACACAACCATAAATGCGAATTGCAAAATTAGAAGGGGCAAAGTAATTAAAGTCGGGTGAAAAAACCGTTGAAGATGtgaaaaaacgaaaaaaaaattaaaaaagagtgaactataaaaaaaaaatgtgcaccTTTTCGGTAGATTTAATCACAATTCACGTACTTTACACTATTTTCGTAAGAAAGGAgtaaaaaaatgggaaaatagcCACAAGTGACTGACTTATTTTCAACAtgtattttgataaaatgaatataaatagttaaagtgaagagaaaataagacaagatgagagaataatgtagagaaatccaacttatatattattctttctcttactttacattCTCTCCACTTCAGCTATTTATTAGAGTGTCCATAATAGGTGGGCCGCAGCGGCCGCCGGCTCTGTGTCCATCTATTGCTGGACGTGCAAGAGGCGTGACGGGCTGGGGAGGAAGGGTGCAAGCCGCATTTGCGGCGAGGAAGCGGCGGTGGGGTCGAGGGAGCGACGACAGCCGAGAGCTATggcttttttatttttattttttaaaaatctttatctataaataatctattcccaattcatttttttcattccattctattctattgatttttgtgcaattaattttgttcccgtctaattaaaatataccaataattgataaaataatgtgatttttgGTTGTGGCGTGACCACTATTGGGTTGGACAAGTTTTGTGGTTAAGGAAGAGTTTTTGTGGCTGTGCCTTGGGTGGATTTGTGACTGTGCACTCtattgtggacactcttaCTTTCTCCAACACACTCAAAATGTCCACATTCTTGAATGACACGGGATTTTTGAAGAAGTTGTTAGGTTGTACATATTCTTGAGTTGCACGGAATTTTAGGAGAAATTGTTAGATGGTGGattaagtaaagagaaaaaggtggTGAattaagtagagagaaaaatatagttgaatattttaataaagcGAGtgaatgatttaatttaaaaatatagaaagttgACCTTTTAAGTGGGATaaactgaaaagaaaaaatgagcaTCTTGAATTAGACGTGGGATATCATTTTTCCCAATAGccccaaaaaaagaaatatatatatatatatatatatatatatatatatatatatatatatatatatatatatatatatatcaaccACATGGACAGGGACATAAGTATAAAAGTTCGATATTGAAAAGTGTATTATTAAatgacttttttttgttgttcacTATAAAAAGAGGTATGGAGATGAAGCATTGGATTAAATAGCGATGGAAACACTATATGATGTTTGGGCCCGCCCAATTTGATTATTGAGCTTTTTTCATTggaatctaaaaatataaaactacGTTACTTGGCGGTCCAGTTTCTAGTTCAATTTAACATGGTTTTGTGACAtgtttatactccctccgtttataaaatattgtccaGATTTAATTCGGTATGaactttaagaaatgtgaaaaaaaatgagttaaaaaagttaatggaacaGTGAtcctacatttatatattagttttataataaaatttgagcttaaaaagttggtggaaagtAGGGtccatttactaaaaatagaaaaaagcaGAATGGANNNNNNNNNNNNNNNNNNNNNNNNNNNNNNNNNNNNNNNNNNNNNNNNNNNNNNNNNNNNNNNNNNNNNNNNNNNNNNNNNNNNNNNNNNNNNNNNNNNNCGCCGATCCAAGCGTCGTACAGAGCCAACGTCTCGGCTTGGCAGTATGCATGCCGGCTGCCGTCTCCACCAACCTCTCGCAGCCGCCgccctcctcttcctcctcggcatTGACGCCGAGACTGAGGTTGATCCTTCCGGAGCCGGAGCCTCCACCGATTGGCCAGTCGGGCAAACTGCGATCAGGCGCCAAAAATTCTCcggaatttgggataatcccgGCGATTGCCCGTACCTCTAGGGgggagggacgatagtatgcatgcacatcaaaatgtggtgtttggtacgccgGCGGGGTGGTCGAGCCTTGGGTGCCCGGCGACGAACCGGGAGTACCCAAACAGTTGTACATGCTCGCCCAATCGTCGAACGAGTTCAAGTCGAACCCGACGGAGCGCCGCCTGCCGGAGCCGCCGCCGCTGGAGTTTCCATCGCCGGAcaatttttcaacaatttgagagtagtgtttgtgtgtaaaatggaagaGGAATGAGGAATGAaagttgtgtttgtgtgtaaaatggtgaatggagtatggagtatatttatagaagaattaaaaaaaaaaaaaaaaaaaaattcgaccGTTTGGTCCCCAACGGTCATTTGAccgtttgattttttttttattaaattcgattttttcgaatttataaaaaaaaaattgttacgTCATAAttacgacgcccactcgcgggtcggcgagtgggcgtcacgcaaCGCTCCAGCCAGCGCGCCACGTGGGCGCGCGCGTCAtctcgccagctcgaggccggcctcgccgTGTCGCGTCGCGCGAACGAgatgtctcgtctcgtcgagacgagacgagCCTCGCAACGCTGACTCGATGCtggctcgtctcgtcgagacgagaccgagccAAAATCGAGCCCGCGTTGCGGATGGTCTTAGATAATTTACTTTAAACAAATTAGGTGaccaaaataaacaataatctTGTCAGAgattaagtaattaatgttacttatatttttacatttattttttgaaataggGGGAATTAGATTTGACGACAAAATCCCAATTACTCACTCATTTAATACGAAGATGTGATGGAAACAAACGTAATTATATTGATGAAGTCTatgttaagttttttttttttttttttttttttttttaccacagTGTACCGAACCCACCTTCGGCGGAATCCGACTAATCCTCGCTCGATCGGGTTTGCGGATTAAGGCTGAAAGTCTCCCAGCGGATGATGGAGTTTGAACCCGTGACCTCAAGGTCACCACAGCATACGAGTATGACGCACTAAAtgctaaaataaaatgatgatttaGGAAAGGTTGTATGGTGTGAGTGTAATTCACAAGGGGCAAATTCAGCTCACCATATATTATTCACACGATTCACACCTAAAAAGTGATAATTCCAAATCTAAAACTTCGAGTTGCTTATTGTCAAAAGTGAtatatccaaatttaattgAGATATAACATATGAATTATGATAATGAAACTTTGCAGCATGGTAatcaatttaatactactaagtCTAAGACTATTCTTATGTCCAAATACATATGAAAATTATCCATACGAATcgaatcaaataaattttaaataattaagaggAGTCTCAAATAATAAGTTTAATTcgaaataaaatacaagatGAATGATCAGATGATCTAATTGGAGATAGAATTTGGAGGCTAACGTGTAGAGTGAAGACACACGCACACAAAAgagttttttctttcttttttccttaaaaatataGTTGTGATGGCTCATGATATTCTTGCAGTTTGTAAATTGACAGTTGATATCACGTTAATCATACTATGCTACATCCATCCTCTTCTCCTCAGCCACCAATTTCCTTTCATCATTTTGTacctatttaatttaattaaatataataataaaaagtttcATTCGGttcagtttctaaaattattctagaaagtaaaaggagaaaaacaagagaattcaagaaaaagtaaagttaaAACTTATCTAATCATGATCATAGAATAACAGTTTCGATACTTTTTATATTCTCACTAAAAAGAGAGGCAATAACTATGAACTACTCCCTATTTCCCAATTTTAACCAGATTAAAGATTATTAATACTATCTtcgaataaaatatttagatgtAACTAGAATCAGGAATTCATAGCACATTATGAATATGCTAGTAAAAATATCGTACGTACTAATTCATTCATATGGATGACCttaataataaagaaattatagaataagtattcaattattaatcaCTTATTAAGATATAATCGTGTCAAGTACATATAAATTGTGAAGAACTGTACATTAATTAACTTGATTAGGAGCAATAATGAACTCTAACCACATAATTACGTGGTGCTAAGGTAGTTTAGTGCATTAAAATATAGTTGCGCTATTAATTAACAACATATTAATCGATGGTTGTTCTAGCCTGCTTTGTCGAAatgaattcaattaatttatagtgtCTTCAATCTAAATTAGACTAATTAGTTTATCGTTTCTTCCTTACGTCTATAAGTTcatgatttcttttttattttatttatgcataaaataatattcttctACTGACGTTTATTAAATTGTACTACtgctactaattaattagagGGAAATTGCATTGTCcctaaaattgatttaaaatatcaaaaactagtattttatttctcatcaATCTATATCTGACTAATGTACATGGTCTTTTTAATCTCGTTTGGcacaactaattaaaaatggtctataattaatactttgtcccctaaaaatagaagctatttctattttagttgtctcttaaaaatagaaattttctaaatttctattttataaagtGCACCCCACAgttcactaaaattatttcaaccgttttttctttttctttcttactatACCAAGTTACCAACTATTCACTCATACTTTaacaattgtgcattaaaattcgtaccgttttaaaagtttctatttttcaagGGTAGATGTAGTATCACAAATGTTTCACGGTGACCCATATAGACATAGTTTCGAAAATATCTTATTCAGGTCGGATTGTGAAATAACACATGGAATATAAAAGttgtattactccctccgtcccggctaagatgacacactccttagccggcacgggattttaggagttattgattaaagtgtttaattggagagagaaaaggtggtgtaagtattaaaatagaaagagaaagaaagatgaataatttaataggtgtgagaaaaagttgttgagtgtattaattggagagagaatattaccaaaataggaaatgtgtcattttagttgggacaaactaaaaaggaaaacgtatCATCTTaaacgggacggagggagtaatattttagacTATTTTTTAAGTTGGTGAAAAATACCGGATCaccaaagttcatgattttataaCCAAAATCCATTAATTAAACCCATCTAAAAATGCATGGTCTTAGCCTCTGTGCTGTGCTATTATGCATTGTCAGTAGTTGATCCCAAGTCTCCCTactttcctctttcttacatACAGACTGTCTGACTCTAACCAATCAACCCCATCTCCAATCCCCAACAGTATTCACACACAAAAAGATTACATATATCGATGCACTTGTATATTTCAACCTTCTCATATTGAAAGTTTGTGATGGAGTATCTAATTAAGTACACACAGCTTCAAGTAATTAATCATGTGTTCTTGATGTAACTGTAATtgacacacacatatatatatatataaaaaaggaaaaaaaaaaaacaaaaaacaacaacaacaacaaaatgcTACAATTGGTACACACACATTGATTAAACTAATTAAgcaacattttttataaagcCTACACCTTTTCACGGCAGCGAGGAAGTGTAGTGACTCAATTCCGCCCACGCTTGAATCCCGCCGCTCCAATTTCCGGCATTGTTACTATTGAGGAACCACTCCGTGTTGGAGAAGCTTCCATCCGTCTTGTGATTTTCCAGGCTCTGAAACTGGATCGTCTGCGCCTTCTCGATGCTTCCAGAACCTTCCTTCTGAGTCTGACCTCCACCACCGTCGCCGCCGACCAAGAGCGCCGCTAGCCTCTGCTGCTGCAATTTCCAGTGCAAATCCTGGTTGATGGAGCTCAGCGATTCAATCGAGGTCGCGAGGCTGCTGTGGCGAGCCATTTCCTGAAACCCTAAATCCTCCCCTTGCTTGAACCCTAATTGAGAGGGGTCGAGGCCGAAGCACGGCGGCTGCGGCGACAAATCGGCGAAATTGGAAGCGAATTGGTGGAAATTGTCCATGGCGGAGGAGAATTTGAGGGGGGCGGCGTCGGTGGGGAGGCGGGGGGAGGGCTTGAGCTTCTTGTTCTTGCGGCAGCCGCCGCCGATGGGGACGTTGCGGAGGGCGCCGCCTTTGGTCCAGTAGCGGCGGCAGGTCTTGCAGAAGTGGCGGGGCTGGGAGAGGCTGTAGTTGTTGTAGTAGCAGAATTTGGTGTTGGGGGAGTCGCAGCGGGGGCATTTCACGGCCGGATCTTGCGGTTTGCGGCTTTCGTCTTTGCCGGATGCGGATGGtttggcggcggcggaggacaTTGAGTTGTTAGGAGAGAGGAAAGTGGTTGTGGAGTTGGGAAGTTTGGAAGTTTGG is a window from the Salvia hispanica cultivar TCC Black 2014 chromosome 1, UniMelb_Shisp_WGS_1.0, whole genome shotgun sequence genome containing:
- the LOC125202353 gene encoding dof zinc finger protein DOF5.7-like codes for the protein MNPINSHHHLSLPLQTSKLPNSTTTFLSPNNSMSSAAAKPSASGKDESRKPQDPAVKCPRCDSPNTKFCYYNNYSLSQPRHFCKTCRRYWTKGGALRNVPIGGGCRKNKKLKPSPRLPTDAAPLKFSSAMDNFHQFASNFADLSPQPPCFGLDPSQLGFKQGEDLGFQEMARHSSLATSIESLSSINQDLHWKLQQQRLAALLVGGDGGGGQTQKEGSGSIEKAQTIQFQSLENHKTDGSFSNTEWFLNSNNAGNWSGGIQAWAELSHYTSSLP
- the LOC125204394 gene encoding kinesin-like protein KIN-14R; the protein is MEQNDDFQLFNDNQEIRNSSTGFDLGEAQNSTQDMEEDEKEESVADLMVWDSCARLIPNGFTVSYPTDEIMLFVNAGSMTSLKSDSGVEFTADNFYEGGDAFQTEDFISEGGDCSFVYQSARLGNFSYSFENFPTGDYFIDLHFSEIINVNGPKGMRVFNVFMQDEKILSEFDIFSIVGFNKPLQVIGARAAVKDDGILRLRFEGVFGNPIVSGICVRRAPKSSVPQPTHEYFTCSNCSTQIEYPSPQKKAIRTKSVAKYEKDIQELKDTLKQKTDECYQSWMSWSATNEQLQKVRMDLDNKTFQTYSLDKTLEEQATKLRDLASKYEHDKESWTKAISDLEQKVKIMKQEHSELSREAHECADSIPDLNKMVFAVQALVEQCEDLKFKYNDEQMKRRKLHNQLQETKGNIRVFCRCRPLSKSEVVAGCASVMDFDAANDGDLGIAANGSNKKSFKFDRVYTPKDDQVDVFADAAPMVVSVLDGYNVCIFAYGQTGTGKTFTMEGTEENRGVNYRTLEELFKIANERTETNTYNISVSVLEVYNEQIRDLLAIETSKKLEIKQASEGSHHIPGIVEAKVENIQQVWNVLQAGSSARAVGSNNVNEHSSRSHCMLCIMVRSKNLITGECTKSKLWLVDLAGSERLAKTDVQGDRLKEAQNINRSLSALGDVISALANKSSHIPYRNSKLTHLLQDSLGGDSKTLMFVQISPSDKDLSETLSSLNFATRVRGVELGPARKQVDTTELQKMKTMLEKARLECKSKDESLKRLEENLHNLESKAKGKDQFYKTQLEKLKELEGQVELKSSLQCQSEKQVSHLSEKLKGKEESCSRLQQKVVELENKLKEKDENHSTTYQIKVNDLEKKLREQMQQSESNSQTLEHKVKELERKLTEREENAECLSLRQTIKELEDKLREKEQQPVKEEMTNETEHRILRSLSLANRRGSHGSAMAKENDNLHEVRRKRLSRNSEVGVTPPVSDHHAKENDNLHEVRRKRLSRNSEVENNGAVPPPVSDHRVYKSRRSDPPKPAAAGVSRVTKPSIAVQRPVARVKTTRDAAVQGIKEKDSKKRMWTR